CAAATTGCTCAAAACTTTTTCGCCCCATGACAGTTGGGTGTTAGGTGTCAGCTTTAGTCCCACTGATGAGTTGCTGGCTTCTGCCAGTTGGGATAACACAGTAAAACTGTGGCGACGGGATGGTACGTTGTTAAAAACCCTATTAAAAGGGTATAGCGATAGCGTCAACGCTGTAACTTTCAGTCCCAATGGTGAATTGCTGGCCGCCGCCAGTTGGGATAGTACAGTAAAACTTTGGAGTCATGAAGGTAAATTAATTAAAAGTCTGAATGGGCATCGTGCCCCAGTGTTAAGTGTCAGTTTTAGCCCAGATGGTCAAACACTAGCATCAGCTAGTGATGACAACACGATAATTCTGTGGAATTTAAACCTTGACGATCTGCTTGTTCGTGGTTGCGACTGGGTGGGTGATTATCTCAAGCACAACCGTAATCTTGAGGAGCGCGATCGCTTTCTTTGTAATGGCATACCCACTAAAAACTCTTTTTAATTATGAATCAAGTTGAAGCCTCAATGAGCAACCGCTCTTGGTTTAGCGGTTGATGAGGCGATCGGGGTTGTTAATTCAGAGCTAGAAAATAATTTTCGAGTTAATCAGCAAAGGAGCGATCGCTCTCTAAAACTTCACGGCTATTTTCTGCGGCAGCCTCTTGTGGCAAATTCGCTAGAAAAGCTTGTAGTCTCATACGCTCGATATAAGGCCAGCCTCCCTCAGACTCAATATCTTTTAGGAGTGAGTAAAGTTGCCGACGGTTAACAGGCAAACTCTCTTGAAAAACCCCATCTCGGATCTCTCTGTGTAACTGTTCCAATTGCCTAAGCAAAGCCAAAAGAGCTACAGTCTCACTTTCACAACCCTGCACAGCATCGTACACCACAGTTGTGATCGCTTGCAGTTTACAGGACAACTCCCCTGATTCCAGATTTTTGTTATGGTTCATGCCAACTTTTCCGTATAAATGAGGCCAACTCAAATTTACCGGAGATTTTTAATTTTCCCTAGTTTGCCAGTACTTACTCTAGACATTGAGCCAACAAAATGAAGCTCCTGTAGGCTTTTAGATGGTTTTTTGCTAGATTCACCGCGTTTGCTCTTCCCTGCACTTACCTAAGTAAGGGTTGAATATAACTAGATTTGTATCTTTATTAAAAGCAATTGCGATCGCTCCTAAAAGAGCGTAGTAACCTTTAGCATAGCCTCCACATCAGCTAGATGCGATCGGGACGAGACTTTGTTAATTAAGAGTACTTTGATTTTGAGTTAAAAAAAATCGTATGATCTGGCTAATTTACCCATCAAACAATGGGCTGTATGTAGTAGCGTCACATACATGATACAAAAAGACTTGGGCGACGCTGCTTTTGCAATTGGCAAAAGCAAAGTGCAAAGCAGACAACTCTCTTCGCACTTTTTGAGGCAAGCACTTATGCTGCTCTGTGTAGCGCTTACTCATCCACCCGCCCAACTCTAACAAATGCCACCAACAGTAAAACTGCTGGTTTTTTGCTCCCTAGTTACACACATCCAAAAAGGATACAGTGTGCTACTTATTCTGGGGTTTACTCCCCAAGCTCAAGAGAACGACACGTTTAACTACGTTTAGCAGAGAAAATTTTGACTGGCGACTTCCAGCCTATACGCCCTGACATTTGTTTCAATTCTGGTAATCAGAGCAACGCAGTGTCACTTCGAAGATGGCTTTTCGTCAGAAATCAAAGCTTCGATGCAGTTTTACAACTTAGATATTAATTTTTGAGATTGAGGTTGACCATGAGGTATCGCGCTTTAATTGTTGCATTCTTGGCTTTGTGCCTGGGACTAATAACTGCTTGTAGTGATGCTCCTGCTACTAGTAGTAGAGATGTACTTACTTACGACCAAATTCGTGGTACTGGCTTGGCGAACAAATGCCCCCAACTAGCAGAAACAAGCCGTGGCTCCATTCCCATTGATTCTAGCCAGTCTTATGCCATCAAAGAACTTTGCTTAGAACCAACTAGCTTTTTCATCAAAGAAGAACCTGCTAATAAACGCCAAGAAGCAGAATTTGTTGCTGGCAAATTGTTGACTAGATACACTTCCACTATTGACCAGGTGCAAGGCAACCTAAAAATCAACTCAGATAATAGCTTGACCTTTGAGGAAACTGATGGTCTTGACTTCCAAGCCATCACCGTACAACTTCCTGGCGGTGAGCGAGTACCTTTCCTCTTCACCATCAAAAACTTGGTTGCTCAAACCCAACCCAGTTTGAGCAGTATTAACACCTCTACGGACTTTGAAGGCACTTTCAAAGTTCCTTCCTACCGTGGTGCTGCCTTCCTAGATCCCAAAGGTCGTGGTGTCGTCAGTGGCTACGATAATGCCGTAGCTCTCCCTGCTCAAGCGGATGATGAAGAACTTACCCGCACTAACGTAAAGCGTGCTGAAAATCTTAATGGTAAGATTTCTCTGCAAATCGCTAAAGTAGATAGTTCTAGTGG
The Nostoc punctiforme PCC 73102 genome window above contains:
- a CDS encoding photosystem II manganese-stabilizing polypeptide; protein product: MRYRALIVAFLALCLGLITACSDAPATSSRDVLTYDQIRGTGLANKCPQLAETSRGSIPIDSSQSYAIKELCLEPTSFFIKEEPANKRQEAEFVAGKLLTRYTSTIDQVQGNLKINSDNSLTFEETDGLDFQAITVQLPGGERVPFLFTIKNLVAQTQPSLSSINTSTDFEGTFKVPSYRGAAFLDPKGRGVVSGYDNAVALPAQADDEELTRTNVKRAENLNGKISLQIAKVDSSSGEIAGTFESEQPSDTDLGAGEPKEVKIRGLFFARVESTRS